One Vibrio gazogenes genomic region harbors:
- a CDS encoding ABC transporter substrate-binding protein, with product MSRLILHPLAVALAASLIYVGTPAFADTTSAAPKVLRFSEDGTPTNFDSVQSGTTYSNTIVTAVYDTLYEYKYLKSPYELKPNLATAMPEVSDDGLTYTIHIKPGVHFIDDPAFPDGKGREVTADDFIYSIKRHFDPKNRSQGAWLWASKIAGVTAWKEAGADYSKPLEGLSAPDKYTIQIKLVKPYPQLVYTLAMGYSALVPHEAVETYGREFATHPVGSGPFKLISHDSTKTVLERNPTYRHEVFHLAESGYDPKVQGETGIAALDGKTLPRVDRVEVNWVKQASARWNSFSKGNEIVNTTLQNEQLDTVLSSKHPVTLKPEYAAKYNFRVQREAGMVFNVFNFDDEYLGYSDNPKTNTQNKALRCAIIKSFDWPQRISRFYLGLGEAYPGFIVPGTNAFDPNLDKSSITQDLAGAKKLLKENDWNAHNLPVLYYPATSSVRYKQFFEQFRGNLMKIGYPKNKIKFKPYATFGDFNRDIKNSRTQMIPMGWGLDYPDAENTLQLFYGPNRSPGSNSANYNNPQYNALFEKASVMQPGPERTAIYHQLNQILIDDCVGIGSFSRTRVRLWHKDVTMWPQREILGNYLKYIDVQ from the coding sequence ATGTCACGATTGATATTACACCCGCTGGCTGTAGCGCTTGCGGCTTCACTTATTTATGTCGGCACACCGGCATTTGCAGACACCACCTCAGCAGCCCCCAAAGTATTACGCTTTTCTGAAGACGGTACCCCGACAAACTTTGATTCGGTTCAATCCGGGACAACCTACAGCAACACCATCGTCACCGCTGTATACGACACCTTGTATGAATATAAATATTTAAAGAGCCCGTATGAATTAAAACCGAATCTCGCCACCGCGATGCCGGAAGTTTCCGATGATGGGCTGACGTATACCATCCATATCAAACCGGGTGTTCATTTCATCGATGATCCAGCCTTCCCGGATGGTAAAGGCAGAGAAGTCACAGCTGACGATTTTATCTATTCAATCAAACGCCACTTTGATCCCAAAAACCGCTCACAAGGTGCCTGGTTATGGGCGAGTAAAATTGCGGGTGTCACAGCATGGAAAGAAGCGGGTGCGGATTATAGTAAACCGCTCGAAGGACTGAGCGCACCGGACAAGTACACCATCCAAATCAAGCTGGTGAAACCCTATCCACAACTGGTCTATACCTTGGCGATGGGTTATTCGGCGCTCGTCCCTCATGAAGCGGTCGAAACTTATGGTCGTGAATTTGCCACTCACCCGGTGGGCAGTGGCCCGTTCAAACTCATCTCACACGACTCAACCAAAACGGTGCTGGAGAGAAACCCGACCTACCGTCATGAAGTCTTCCATCTTGCCGAATCAGGTTACGATCCGAAAGTCCAAGGCGAAACGGGCATTGCTGCTCTGGACGGAAAAACACTCCCACGGGTTGATCGCGTCGAAGTCAACTGGGTGAAACAAGCATCTGCGCGGTGGAATTCATTCAGCAAAGGCAATGAAATCGTCAATACCACGTTGCAAAATGAACAGCTCGATACCGTGCTGTCATCCAAACACCCGGTAACCCTCAAACCGGAATATGCTGCAAAATATAATTTCCGCGTTCAACGTGAAGCAGGCATGGTGTTTAACGTGTTCAACTTCGATGATGAGTATTTGGGTTATTCGGATAACCCCAAAACCAATACGCAAAATAAAGCATTGCGGTGTGCCATTATTAAATCATTTGACTGGCCACAGCGTATCTCGCGCTTTTATTTAGGGCTTGGTGAAGCCTATCCGGGTTTCATTGTTCCCGGAACCAATGCTTTTGATCCGAATCTGGACAAAAGTTCCATTACACAAGATCTTGCCGGAGCGAAGAAACTGCTGAAAGAGAACGACTGGAATGCTCACAATTTACCGGTCCTTTACTATCCGGCTACATCTTCTGTCCGTTATAAGCAATTCTTCGAACAGTTCCGTGGCAATTTGATGAAAATCGGTTATCCGAAAAATAAGATCAAATTTAAACCTTACGCAACCTTCGGTGACTTCAACCGGGATATTAAGAACAGCCGAACTCAGATGATCCCGATGGGCTGGGGGCTCGACTATCCCGATGCCGAAAACACGCTGCAACTCTTCTACGGACCAAACCGCTCTCCCGGCTCTAACAGCGCAAACTACAACAACCCGCAATATAATGCGTTATTTGAGAAAGCATCGGTGATGCAACCGGGGCCGGAACGGACGGCTATCTATCATCAGCTCAACCAGATCTTAATCGATGACTGTGTTGGGATCGGCAGCTTCTCACGTACCCGGGTTCGTCTATGGCACAAAGATGTCACGATGTGGCCACAACGGGAGATCCTCGGTAACTACCTCAAATATATTGATGTGCAGTAG
- a CDS encoding ABC transporter permease, producing the protein MDTLRYCLRKLIYSLPLLFGVTLISFVLMVYFGPDKTYDLLGRNPTVEEINAIRHELGYDQPFWIRYLHYLQQVVTFDFGYSDSSGESVTTILERTIPISLLLALPGFILGHLISIGLGLFASHHRGRWIDKLVMSSSVIGMSISYLIIIIVLQLIFCSSYGLNLFPVYGWEVNSLSSYLYYVTVPTLCSIFVSVGYSTRFYRALFVEEMTRDHIRTVRAFGHSHLQVLFKHVLKNALIPILTRIVFSIPFVMIGGSLLLESYFGIPGVGLITYNAITTGDLPVLKAVIVLLTLVFIVIVSTVDILYKLVDPRISLK; encoded by the coding sequence ATGGATACACTCCGTTATTGCCTGCGGAAACTCATTTATAGTCTGCCGCTGCTGTTTGGCGTGACTCTGATTAGTTTTGTGCTGATGGTCTATTTCGGCCCGGATAAAACCTATGATTTATTAGGCCGCAATCCGACGGTTGAAGAGATCAATGCGATTCGTCATGAGCTTGGCTATGACCAACCGTTCTGGATTCGTTATCTACACTATCTCCAGCAAGTGGTCACCTTTGACTTTGGTTATTCCGACTCGAGTGGCGAGTCGGTTACCACCATTCTCGAACGGACAATACCAATCTCACTGTTGCTGGCATTACCGGGTTTTATTTTGGGCCACTTGATCAGTATCGGGTTGGGTCTGTTCGCATCGCACCACCGTGGGCGTTGGATCGACAAACTCGTCATGTCTTCATCGGTGATTGGGATGAGTATTTCTTACCTCATCATCATCATCGTATTGCAATTAATTTTCTGCTCCAGTTACGGGCTGAACCTGTTTCCGGTGTATGGCTGGGAAGTGAATTCCCTGAGTAGTTATTTGTACTATGTGACGGTGCCGACACTCTGTTCGATTTTTGTTTCCGTTGGGTACAGCACCCGGTTTTACCGCGCCCTTTTTGTCGAAGAAATGACCCGGGATCACATTCGTACCGTCAGAGCGTTCGGTCATTCCCATCTGCAAGTGTTATTCAAACATGTGTTGAAGAACGCCCTGATTCCGATCCTGACACGAATTGTGTTTTCTATCCCGTTCGTGATGATCGGCGGGTCTCTCTTATTGGAGAGTTACTTTGGTATTCCCGGTGTCGGCCTGATTACCTACAACGCGATCACCACCGGAGATCTACCGGTACTCAAAGCAGTTATCGTCCTCCTCACGCTGGTGTTTATCGTCATCGTCAGTACGGTCGATATTCTTTACAAACTCGTCGATCCTCGGATCTCACTCAAATAA
- a CDS encoding ABC transporter permease, which translates to MTETIHIQTQNARQKRESLWSKGIDKFRKDRIGMISLAIVLVYFIIAILVWFGLIAQQWDVLQTAGQSGPSAEHWFGTTINGQDIFQRAIYSTKTAFEVGLVVAVLATVIGALTGSLMGYYAGSLLDEFILWVMNCIDCIPYFLLVAAIAVAMEGNPYAMHTAMTLAFWTGTARVIRGEVIKLKNMEFTEAAHALGVPTYRIIFRHLMPNTSHILLVEMTLLFITAIKSEVILSFLGLGVKESISWGLMIAEASTEVTSGHFCNFFAASGMLFVLVLAFNLFSDSLQDALDPRKVS; encoded by the coding sequence ATGACTGAAACGATTCATATACAAACTCAGAATGCAAGACAGAAACGAGAATCACTCTGGTCTAAAGGCATTGATAAATTCCGCAAAGATCGCATCGGGATGATCAGTTTAGCCATTGTGTTGGTTTATTTTATCATTGCGATACTGGTCTGGTTCGGTTTGATCGCCCAACAATGGGATGTCTTACAAACAGCAGGACAAAGCGGGCCAAGTGCTGAGCACTGGTTCGGGACAACCATCAACGGGCAAGATATTTTTCAACGGGCAATTTACAGCACCAAAACTGCATTTGAGGTCGGGTTGGTTGTCGCGGTACTCGCCACAGTGATAGGTGCGCTGACTGGCTCTTTGATGGGCTACTATGCCGGTTCACTCCTCGATGAATTCATTCTGTGGGTGATGAACTGTATCGACTGTATTCCCTATTTCTTACTGGTCGCAGCGATTGCCGTCGCAATGGAAGGCAACCCTTACGCGATGCATACGGCAATGACACTCGCATTTTGGACGGGTACCGCCCGGGTCATTCGGGGAGAAGTGATCAAGCTAAAAAATATGGAGTTTACCGAAGCCGCCCATGCGCTCGGCGTACCGACCTATCGCATCATTTTCCGGCATTTAATGCCCAATACCAGCCATATTCTCTTGGTTGAGATGACTTTACTGTTTATCACCGCCATCAAGAGTGAAGTGATTCTGAGCTTCCTCGGACTGGGTGTGAAAGAAAGCATTAGTTGGGGGCTGATGATCGCGGAAGCCAGTACCGAAGTGACTTCAGGACACTTCTGTAACTTTTTTGCAGCCTCCGGTATGTTGTTTGTACTGGTGCTGGCATTCAATTTATTTTCAGATTCGCTCCAGGATGCGTTAGATCCAAGGAAGGTGTCATGA
- a CDS encoding ABC transporter ATP-binding protein — protein MNAIDNTVTVPTEPLLKVEGLTVDFQTDKGIARAINGISFEVMPGESVAIVGESGCGKSVSSLAVMGLIPSPPGKIVSGSIRFQGQELVGMNEKAYRQLRGNDISMIFQEPMTALNPVLRIETQMVDVIRNHQRISRKQAAIRATEMLRMVGIPSPEKRIREYPHQLSGGMRQRVMIAMALSCRPALLLADEPTTALDVTIQAQVMYEIKQLKQSLNMAMVLVTHDLGVVAESCQRVVVMYCGEVVEQGPVEAIFSHPKHPYTQGLLQSIPVVRQQKIARLPTIEGMVPDLFHLPTGCRFADRCDRVTQTCRQNTPILTGPPEHQAACFHIAEASR, from the coding sequence ATGAACGCAATAGACAATACCGTGACAGTGCCGACAGAACCATTGCTCAAAGTGGAAGGGCTGACCGTCGATTTTCAGACCGATAAAGGGATCGCCCGCGCAATCAACGGGATCAGTTTTGAGGTGATGCCCGGTGAAAGCGTCGCGATTGTCGGTGAATCCGGCTGCGGAAAATCGGTCAGTTCATTGGCGGTGATGGGGCTGATCCCAAGCCCGCCGGGTAAAATTGTCTCCGGCAGTATTCGCTTTCAAGGACAAGAGCTGGTCGGTATGAATGAAAAAGCCTACCGGCAATTACGCGGCAATGACATCTCGATGATTTTTCAGGAACCGATGACCGCTTTGAACCCCGTGCTGAGAATCGAAACGCAAATGGTAGATGTAATTCGCAATCACCAACGGATTTCACGCAAACAGGCTGCGATTCGGGCAACTGAAATGCTCCGTATGGTTGGGATTCCGTCACCGGAAAAACGGATCCGCGAATACCCGCATCAGCTCTCCGGCGGCATGCGTCAACGCGTGATGATAGCAATGGCGCTCTCCTGCCGCCCAGCTCTGCTATTAGCCGATGAGCCGACCACCGCGCTCGATGTCACTATTCAGGCGCAGGTGATGTATGAAATCAAACAGTTAAAACAGTCATTGAACATGGCAATGGTGTTGGTGACGCATGATTTGGGTGTCGTGGCTGAATCTTGTCAGCGCGTCGTGGTGATGTACTGCGGTGAAGTGGTGGAACAAGGGCCGGTTGAAGCGATTTTCAGCCACCCGAAGCACCCATATACCCAAGGACTACTCCAATCGATCCCTGTCGTTCGACAACAGAAAATTGCTCGCCTGCCAACCATTGAAGGCATGGTTCCGGATTTATTTCATCTGCCGACAGGGTGCCGCTTCGCTGACCGCTGTGACCGTGTGACTCAGACATGTCGACAAAATACGCCGATCCTGACCGGACCGCCAGAACACCAAGCGGCATGTTTTCACATAGCAGAGGCATCCAGATGA
- a CDS encoding ABC transporter ATP-binding protein — MSDILLEVKGLEKHFYAGKSLFKRTRSVCKAVDNVSFKIHQGKTLGLVGESGCGKSTLGRCILRLIEPSAGTVTISGQDITRMNARELKAMRKEMQMIFQDPFASLSPRMTIHDILREPLDIHNIGTVAQREEKIAEVMHTVGLRPQALNRYPHEFSGGQRQRVGIARALVLEPKLIIADEPVSALDVSVQAQVLNLIAELQETRGISFLFIAHDLAVVQHTCDEVGVMYLGKMVERAPAEILYRQPKHPYTQALLSAIPVPDPTHNTEHVPLIGDIPSPLNPPSGCAFHPRCKYATERCSREAPTLTQTQQDEHWIACHLYPAS, encoded by the coding sequence ATGAGTGATATATTATTAGAAGTCAAAGGCTTAGAAAAACATTTCTATGCCGGAAAATCGTTATTCAAACGCACTCGCTCGGTCTGTAAAGCCGTCGATAACGTGAGTTTTAAAATTCATCAGGGGAAGACTCTCGGGTTAGTCGGGGAATCGGGATGCGGTAAATCAACCCTAGGACGCTGTATCCTGCGCCTGATTGAACCCTCAGCCGGAACCGTCACTATCTCGGGGCAAGATATTACCCGAATGAATGCTCGCGAACTCAAAGCCATGCGTAAAGAGATGCAGATGATTTTTCAGGATCCATTTGCCTCTCTGAGCCCGCGGATGACTATCCATGATATTCTGCGTGAACCGCTGGATATTCATAACATTGGAACGGTTGCGCAACGCGAAGAAAAAATTGCCGAGGTGATGCATACCGTCGGGCTCCGCCCTCAGGCATTGAATCGTTATCCGCATGAATTTTCCGGTGGACAACGCCAACGGGTCGGCATTGCCCGTGCTCTCGTCTTAGAGCCCAAACTGATTATCGCTGATGAACCAGTCTCTGCGCTGGATGTTTCTGTTCAAGCGCAAGTCCTCAACTTGATTGCCGAACTTCAGGAAACCCGAGGCATTTCATTTCTGTTCATTGCCCATGACCTAGCCGTTGTACAACACACCTGTGATGAGGTCGGGGTGATGTATTTGGGTAAAATGGTTGAAAGGGCGCCAGCAGAAATTCTCTATCGTCAGCCCAAACATCCTTATACGCAAGCATTGTTATCTGCGATTCCCGTGCCGGATCCAACCCACAATACCGAGCATGTACCACTCATCGGTGATATCCCCTCTCCGCTCAATCCCCCGAGCGGCTGTGCCTTTCACCCTCGCTGTAAGTACGCCACTGAACGATGTTCCCGCGAGGCTCCGACACTGACACAAACACAACAAGACGAACACTGGATTGCATGTCATCTTTATCCGGCCAGTTGA
- a CDS encoding M4 family metallopeptidase gives MNKIQRHIHWVFAAGLTAALPVSAAEMVTMQDSSQLDQVLNTQARSVAPLETGFKEIKQVTLPNGKVKVRYQQTYMGIPVYDTSVAATLTKGVVSGTTDVYGVVAEGIADDIAVASPSIELKEAISIAKSYYQQQTVSINAAEFENEKAELLVRLDENNQAQLVYQVDFFVADEHPARPFFFIDATNGNVIKTWEGLNHIEALGTGPGGNRKTGQYNYGSDYPGFIVNKSGSTCTMNNSVVKTVDLNGGKSGSTAYSYRCATSSNYNDYKAINGAYSPLNDAHYFGKVVFDMYQDWLNTSPLTFQLTMRVHYDTNYENAFWNGSSMTFGDGATQFYPLVDLNVSAHEVSHGFTEQNSGLVYEGMSGGINEAFSDIAGEAAEYFMKGSVDWQIGAAITKGSGALRYFDRPSRDGRSIDNASEYYNGLNVHYSSGVFNRAYYLLANKSGWNARKGFEVFAVANQLYWTPTATFDQAACGVFKAAKDLGYSTSDVTSAFSTVGVNASCSSAPPSTGSELKKGQSVTVSGNRSSQTYYSFKGDGSNMTVQISGGSGDADLYVKAGSRPSTNSYDCRPYKSGSNESCSVNSRSGTTYHVMLNGYTAYSGVTLSLK, from the coding sequence ATGAATAAAATACAACGTCACATTCATTGGGTATTCGCTGCGGGTCTGACCGCTGCATTGCCAGTATCCGCTGCAGAAATGGTCACTATGCAGGATAGCTCACAACTTGATCAAGTTCTGAACACCCAAGCTCGCAGTGTTGCACCGCTTGAAACGGGCTTCAAAGAAATCAAACAAGTTACATTGCCAAATGGTAAAGTAAAAGTCCGCTATCAACAGACTTACATGGGCATTCCTGTTTACGATACATCAGTTGCTGCAACCTTAACTAAAGGTGTCGTCTCAGGTACAACTGATGTTTATGGAGTTGTTGCTGAAGGCATTGCAGACGATATTGCAGTCGCATCACCGTCGATTGAACTCAAAGAAGCAATCTCAATTGCTAAATCTTATTATCAACAACAAACTGTCAGTATTAATGCTGCTGAATTTGAAAATGAAAAAGCTGAACTGCTGGTACGGCTTGACGAGAACAATCAAGCACAGCTTGTCTATCAAGTAGACTTCTTCGTTGCTGATGAACACCCTGCACGCCCATTCTTTTTCATCGATGCAACCAACGGTAATGTCATCAAAACTTGGGAAGGTCTGAATCATATCGAAGCACTCGGTACGGGCCCTGGTGGAAACAGAAAGACCGGCCAGTATAACTACGGCTCAGATTACCCTGGTTTTATCGTCAATAAATCTGGCTCAACCTGTACCATGAATAACAGTGTTGTTAAGACAGTGGACCTCAATGGAGGAAAGTCTGGTAGCACTGCTTACAGCTACAGATGTGCAACATCATCGAACTACAACGATTATAAAGCGATCAACGGTGCATACTCACCATTGAACGATGCACACTACTTCGGCAAAGTTGTGTTCGATATGTATCAGGATTGGTTGAACACGTCGCCACTGACCTTCCAGCTCACCATGCGGGTTCACTATGACACAAACTATGAAAACGCATTCTGGAATGGCTCCAGTATGACTTTTGGTGACGGTGCCACACAGTTCTATCCACTGGTTGACCTAAACGTAAGTGCGCATGAAGTGAGTCACGGTTTTACTGAACAAAACTCAGGCCTTGTTTATGAAGGCATGTCTGGTGGTATTAACGAAGCGTTCTCTGATATTGCCGGTGAAGCAGCTGAATACTTCATGAAAGGCAGTGTTGACTGGCAAATTGGTGCAGCCATTACGAAAGGTTCCGGTGCACTACGTTATTTTGACCGACCTTCCCGCGATGGCCGTTCAATCGACAACGCTTCTGAATACTACAACGGTCTGAACGTCCACTACTCAAGTGGTGTTTTCAACCGTGCTTACTACCTGCTAGCCAACAAATCAGGCTGGAACGCTCGTAAAGGTTTCGAAGTCTTTGCGGTTGCAAACCAACTGTACTGGACACCAACTGCAACATTTGACCAAGCGGCTTGCGGTGTCTTCAAAGCAGCGAAAGATCTCGGCTACAGCACTTCAGATGTCACTAGCGCATTCAGCACTGTTGGTGTCAATGCTTCATGTAGCTCAGCGCCACCATCTACGGGAAGTGAACTGAAAAAAGGTCAGTCTGTCACTGTATCCGGTAATCGTAGCTCACAGACTTACTACTCCTTTAAAGGTGATGGTTCAAACATGACAGTCCAAATCTCCGGTGGTAGCGGTGATGCGGATCTCTATGTGAAAGCCGGCAGTCGCCCAAGCACAAACTCATATGATTGCCGTCCATATAAAAGCGGTAGTAATGAGTCATGCTCAGTCAACTCTCGCAGCGGTACAACCTACCACGTGATGTTGAATGGCTACACAGCATACTCTGGTGTAACACTGAGTCTAAAATAA
- a CDS encoding SDR family oxidoreductase — protein sequence MNHQKVTIITGGGRGIGAATAKIFAHHGYAVCINYKSNSASANHLAQEITTQGGRCITVQADISLEDEVLRLFETVDQQLGAVSVLVNNAGILKPQMRLEDMSADRINTILTNNVTSYFLCCREAIKRMSTRHGGLGGVIVNVSSGAARSGSPHEYIDYAASKGAVDTLTKGLSLEVAADGIRVNCVRPGFIYTDMHTDGGEPERIERLKSVIPLQRGGLPEEVAEAIYWLASEKSSFSTGNYLDVTGGL from the coding sequence ATGAACCATCAAAAGGTCACGATCATTACAGGTGGAGGACGAGGCATCGGAGCCGCAACCGCAAAAATTTTTGCACACCACGGCTATGCCGTCTGTATCAACTATAAATCTAATTCAGCATCTGCCAATCATCTGGCACAGGAAATTACGACACAAGGTGGTCGTTGTATTACAGTACAAGCGGATATTTCTCTTGAAGACGAGGTGTTGCGTTTGTTTGAAACCGTGGATCAACAATTAGGTGCCGTATCGGTACTCGTCAATAACGCCGGTATATTAAAGCCTCAGATGCGCTTAGAGGACATGAGTGCTGACAGAATCAATACGATTCTGACCAATAATGTCACAAGTTACTTTTTGTGCTGTCGGGAAGCGATCAAACGCATGTCGACTCGGCACGGAGGACTGGGTGGAGTGATTGTCAATGTTTCATCAGGTGCCGCACGTTCGGGATCACCACATGAGTATATTGATTATGCAGCGTCAAAAGGAGCTGTCGACACCTTAACCAAAGGGCTGTCGTTAGAGGTTGCAGCCGATGGCATCAGGGTCAACTGCGTGCGTCCCGGTTTTATTTACACAGACATGCACACTGACGGTGGTGAACCTGAACGCATTGAAAGGCTAAAAAGCGTCATTCCTCTGCAAAGAGGTGGTCTACCGGAAGAGGTTGCTGAGGCAATTTATTGGTTAGCTTCTGAAAAATCATCATTTTCGACAGGAAACTATTTAGATGTAACCGGGGGGTTATAA
- a CDS encoding cold-shock protein: MSNKTTGSVKWFNETKGFGFISPDNGGDDVFVHFQSIVSTGFKTLNEGQKVSFVVEQGQKGLQAAQVTVM; encoded by the coding sequence ATGTCTAATAAAACAACTGGTTCAGTAAAATGGTTTAACGAAACGAAAGGCTTTGGTTTTATTTCTCCAGATAACGGTGGTGATGACGTATTCGTTCATTTCCAATCAATCGTTTCTACAGGTTTTAAAACATTGAACGAAGGCCAAAAGGTATCGTTCGTTGTTGAACAAGGTCAAAAAGGATTACAAGCAGCGCAAGTCACTGTTATGTAA
- a CDS encoding MerR family transcriptional regulator, translated as MFINEASKRSGATQRAIRLYESLGLLNVSRSGKYRVYNQQHISLIKIIKEAQTLGIQLSDLVALKSDQEDLDWALVSDFLVQQQKIVEEKIKTLEIQKQRIADYRVSIDQCIRGVDSDL; from the coding sequence GTGTTTATCAATGAAGCATCAAAACGCTCTGGCGCGACTCAACGGGCAATCAGACTGTATGAATCTCTCGGATTATTGAATGTTTCCCGCTCAGGTAAATATCGAGTTTATAATCAACAACACATCAGTCTGATCAAGATTATTAAAGAAGCACAAACACTTGGGATTCAACTCTCCGATCTGGTCGCCTTAAAAAGTGATCAAGAAGATTTAGACTGGGCATTAGTGAGCGATTTTCTAGTTCAGCAGCAAAAAATCGTTGAAGAAAAAATAAAAACATTAGAAATACAAAAACAGCGTATTGCCGATTATCGCGTTTCGATTGACCAGTGTATTCGAGGGGTTGACTCTGACCTTTAG
- a CDS encoding NAD(P)H-dependent oxidoreductase, translating to MKKILVINANPKSSSFCKSLTEKYTSVAADKHDVKQIHIGDLNFEISLNEGYDEIATLEPDLLDFQNKIQWAEHIVIISPVWWGTIPAKFKGAIDRTFLPNFSFKYLEGKLIPQKLLKGRTSELIITLDTPPFWYRLLYGNPIYKQLKHAILDFCGIKNTSSTYFGPMINSSDNHREAWLNKTAQLASKIK from the coding sequence ATGAAAAAAATTCTCGTCATCAATGCCAACCCCAAATCTAGCAGTTTTTGTAAATCCTTAACGGAAAAATATACATCAGTTGCGGCAGACAAACATGATGTCAAGCAAATCCACATTGGTGATCTGAATTTCGAAATCAGTCTAAACGAAGGGTATGATGAAATAGCAACCTTAGAGCCTGATTTATTAGATTTCCAAAACAAGATTCAATGGGCAGAACATATTGTCATTATTAGCCCGGTTTGGTGGGGAACAATACCAGCAAAATTCAAAGGTGCGATTGATCGAACCTTTTTACCCAATTTCTCATTCAAATACTTAGAGGGTAAATTGATTCCTCAAAAGTTGTTGAAAGGACGAACATCTGAGCTGATCATCACCCTTGATACGCCACCTTTCTGGTACCGACTTCTCTATGGTAATCCGATATACAAACAGTTGAAGCATGCCATTTTAGACTTTTGTGGTATAAAAAATACCTCTTCGACGTATTTTGGTCCAATGATAAACTCAAGTGACAACCATCGGGAAGCTTGGTTGAATAAAACCGCGCAACTGGCAAGCAAAATAAAGTAA